The following proteins are encoded in a genomic region of Haloarcula marina:
- a CDS encoding ABC transporter ATP-binding protein translates to MSKQKPSQRISEFDTIDSPVADPDRTVLTMDGISKDYGQEVAVEDLSLEVKDGELLTLLGPSGCGKTTTLRMIAGLEEPTSGSITIADETVTGDADGAYRRPEERDVGIVFQDYALFPHLSVAENIAFGLTEMDEEDADRRVDELLDLVDLAAHHDKMPNQLSGGQQQRVALARSLAPEPDVLLLDEPFSNLDVRLRVEMREEVRKILKRAGVTAISVTHDQEEALSISDRVAIMNDGDIAQVGDPAKVFENPESRFVASFLGQASFLSGRVTEERLETGLGSFDLELLNGPIEAYDGAMIDVLVRPDDLRAVPTNEPKADGYVVHRQYNGPSFIYRVELHSGDVVHCMHNHVETFEAGQPVEVDLDADHELAWYPAE, encoded by the coding sequence TTTCGGAGTTCGATACCATAGATTCGCCCGTCGCGGACCCCGACCGGACGGTGCTCACGATGGACGGCATCTCGAAGGACTACGGGCAGGAAGTCGCCGTCGAGGACCTCTCGCTCGAAGTGAAGGACGGCGAACTGCTCACGCTGTTGGGACCGTCGGGATGCGGAAAGACGACCACACTCCGGATGATCGCCGGGTTGGAGGAGCCGACCAGCGGGTCTATCACCATCGCTGACGAGACGGTCACCGGCGACGCCGACGGGGCCTATCGCCGTCCGGAAGAGCGCGACGTGGGCATCGTCTTTCAGGACTACGCCCTCTTCCCGCACCTCTCGGTCGCCGAGAATATCGCGTTCGGCCTCACGGAGATGGACGAGGAGGACGCGGACCGTCGCGTCGACGAACTGCTCGACCTCGTGGATTTGGCGGCCCACCACGACAAGATGCCGAATCAACTCTCGGGCGGCCAGCAACAGCGCGTCGCCCTCGCCCGCTCGCTCGCACCGGAACCGGACGTGCTCCTGCTGGACGAACCGTTCTCGAACTTGGACGTTCGCCTGCGCGTCGAGATGCGGGAGGAAGTCCGGAAGATTCTGAAGCGGGCCGGTGTCACCGCCATCTCGGTGACCCACGACCAAGAAGAGGCCCTGTCCATCAGCGACCGCGTCGCCATCATGAACGACGGCGACATCGCACAGGTCGGCGACCCCGCGAAGGTGTTCGAGAACCCGGAGAGCCGGTTCGTCGCGAGTTTCCTCGGACAGGCGAGTTTCCTCTCCGGGCGCGTGACCGAGGAGCGACTCGAAACCGGCCTCGGGTCGTTCGACCTCGAACTCCTGAACGGCCCCATCGAGGCCTACGACGGGGCGATGATCGATGTGCTCGTCCGTCCCGACGACCTTCGGGCGGTCCCGACCAACGAACCGAAGGCCGACGGCTACGTCGTCCACCGCCAGTACAACGGCCCCTCGTTCATCTATCGGGTCGAACTCCACAGCGGCGACGTGGTCCACTGCATGCACAACCACGTCGAGACGTTCGAGGCGGGCCAACCCGTCGAGGTCGACCTCGACGCGGACCACGAACTGGCG